A window from Triticum aestivum cultivar Chinese Spring chromosome 6D, IWGSC CS RefSeq v2.1, whole genome shotgun sequence encodes these proteins:
- the LOC123143940 gene encoding uncharacterized protein: MSNGKLAAHGVAQSYTELMQQMTVMSHLQSDNMAIPINSFTSFLTAGINSKHQATGPIASSNEQHLSNWGQYFVPSEQEHEEDDEANNEVDASHSDAESDVEREDGDKGNNEDEANRIDSESDGEHEFDCNSDENASYPDEAYTECNSDQNETDVEEDYLEQNTLSCDELLVERQHSELQNLEQSWNYQDSVYQQQMMRADQEVKARSSEEALQGPDYAETTDTDGTSGSDDSEFEAEQLQEVQQQTKNYEKDNSATFLESNEEDQNETFSPSGKEKNAGPSKEQMKDENKLSQEDIEFFLENDSIKRAIKLSQEDEKKHMPALGMTFESDAHAHRFYNEYSAIAGFSIQKAANYHCQKKDAHNNKMTRFTMKCNRSGKPRIRTKPTAAGAKRRKYKSDKNAPTELENTTDRRRNYTTKTGCQAQMVVTWKFDTTQWVVTRIIIEHNHDLHPPGEVRFLRSHKYITDQEKDLIRTCKQVNVPTRKIMAIMAFFRGRGLSSLPYTAKQISNMGTKMRRDNGLNDMMQVVSFFEQKK, from the exons ATGAGTAATGGCAAGCTAGCAGCGCATGGAGTCGCACAATCTTACACAGAACTAATGCAACAAATGACAGTCATGAGTCATTTACAAAGCGACAATATGGCAATACCTATAAACAGTTTCACATCATTCTTGACTGCGGGCATAAACTCTAAG CATCAAGCAACAGGCCCAATTGCAAGCAGCAATGAGCAGCATCTCAGTAATTGGGGACAATATTTTGTACCTTCAGAGCAGGAGCATGAAGAAGACGATGAAGCAAACAATGAGGTTGATGCAAGTCATAGTGATGCTGAATCTGATGTTGAGCGTGAAGATGGTGATAAAGGAAACAATGAAGATGAAGCAAATCGCATTGATAGTGAATCTGATGGTGAGCATGAATTTGACTGCAACAGTGATGAGAATGCAAGTTATCCAGATGAAGCTTACACAGAATGCAATAGTGATCAAAATGAAACAGATGTGGAGGAAGATTACCTGGAACAAAATACTTTATCCTGTGATGAGTTGTTGGTGGAACGCCAGCATTCAGAGCTGCAAAATTTGGAGCAAAGTTGGAACTATCAGGATTCAGTCTATCAGCAGCAAATGATGAGAGCCGATCAAGAAGTAAAAGCAAGGAGCTCTGAAGAAGCATTGCAAGGCCCTGATTATGCAGAAACAACTGATACAGATGGCACTAGTGGCAGCGATGATTCAGAGTTTGAAGCAGAGCAGCTACAAGAGGTCCAACAACAAACAAAAAACTATGAAAAGGATAACAGTGCTACATTTTTAGAATCAAATGAAGAGGATCAGAATGAAACTTTTAGTCCATCAGGCAAGGAAAAAAATGCAGGACCTAGTAAGGAGCAGATGAAAGATGAAAACAAGTTATCTCAAGAAGATATAGAATTCTTCCTTGAGAATGACAGTATTAAAAGGGCAATTAAATTAAGCCAAGAAGATGAGAAGAAACACATGCCAGCCCTTGGCATGACATTTGAAAGTGATGCTCATGCACACAGATTCTACAATGAATATTCAGCTATTGCTGGGTTCTCAATTCAGAAAGCTGCAAACTATCACTGCCAGAAGAAAGATGCACACAACAACAAAATGACGAGGTTCACTATGAAGTGTAACAGATCTGGTAAACCTAGGATAAGGACAAAACCAACAGCTGCAGGAGCAAAAAGGAGAAAGTATAAGAGTGATAAAAATGCACCAACTGAGCTAGAGAATACGACAGACAGAAGAAGAAACTACACAACTAAAACAGGTTGTCAAGCTCAGATGGTTGTTACCTGGAAATTCGATACAACACAGTGGGTGGTGACAAGGATTATCATTGAACACAATCATGACCTGCATCCACCAGGGGAAGTCAGGTTCCTCAGGTCACACAAATATATCACTGATCAAGAGAAGGACTTGATCAGAACTTGCAAACAAGTGAACGTACCAACTAGAAAGATTATGGCAATAATGGCGTTCTTTCGAGGAAGAGGTCTTTCTTCGCTGCCATATACAGCAAAACAGATTAGCAACATGGGCACGAAAATGAGAAGAGATAACGGATTGAATGACATGATGCAAGTGGTCTCATTTTTTGAACAGAAAAAATGA
- the LOC123143941 gene encoding uncharacterized protein, whose product MILKLKPRSQIYQQEEQNEERNLVIKVLLASQRYLKLHIILSSKNTKIWQIEVMRTRYLKLHIILSSKNTKIWQIQVMRTRYLKLHIILSSKNTQSLQIEVMTTRCSKICINATNICSHL is encoded by the exons ATGATCCTCAAATTGAAACCCAGATCTCAGATCTATCAGCAGGAAGAACAAAATGAAGAAAGAAACCTGGTGATAAAAGTGCTTTTGGCTAGTCAAAG GTACCTAAAATTGCACATTATTCTCAGCAGCAAGAATACAAAGATTTGGCAGATAGAAGTCATGAGAACAAG GTACCTAAAATTGCACATTATACTCAGCAGCAAGAATACAAAGATTTGGCAGATACAAGTCATGAGAACAAG GTACCTAAAATTGCACATCATTCTCAGCAGCAAGAATACACAGAGTTTGCAGATAGAAGTCATGACAACAAG GTGCTCAAAAATTTGTATCAACGCAACAAACATATGCAGCCACTTATAG